The following DNA comes from Meleagris gallopavo isolate NT-WF06-2002-E0010 breed Aviagen turkey brand Nicholas breeding stock unplaced genomic scaffold, Turkey_5.1 ChrUn_random_7180001940883, whole genome shotgun sequence.
AACAGTCTCATCTTTTGTGACTCATGATTTAGTTCCTTTGATCAGTGCCTGATGCTAATTCTGTGACAATGTATGTTTGTACGCCTCAACACACTCAGGTGCACACCACCCTCATAGAGACTCCAGAACTAAAGGTGGATGCCTGTCCAGGCTGCCAGTTCACCAGCTGCCTCTGTGCCAACGAAGCAAAAATCTTTGCGTGGAATGTGACAGCCACTAGACTGGGTGAGGTTAAGCAGAGGGATGTATGGTAGCTAGTGGGAGGAGGTGTGACATTTTGCCTGCCCCTTTGTCTGGTCCCATCACCTGTATGTACAGAACTCTGCTGCAAGTGCTCAGTGATGCACTCTTGTGCTTCTTGCAGGCAAAGTGAATGTCACTGTGAGCAGTGTGGCAGAAGATTCGCATAATCTGTGTGATAACAGGGTTGCTGTGACACCGCTGCAAGGAAAGACAGACACAGTGATAAAACCTTTGATTGTGAAGGTTAGTCAGATCAAT
Coding sequences within:
- the LOC104916757 gene encoding alpha-2-macroglobulin-like protein 1, with the protein product MYVCTPQHTQVHTTLIETPELKVDACPGCQFTSCLCANEAKIFAWNVTATRLGKVNVTVSSVAEDSHNLCDNRVAVTPLQGKTDTVIKPLIVKPGGILQEKTQNAFLCATDNTVSEEFSLTLPEETLEGSGRATFSVIGDKGFPCSWVLVERLH